GCGCAGGCATGATTCACCCCAACATGGCGACGATGCTCAGTCTAATTACGACAGACGCGGCGATTGCGCCGGACGTGTTGGGCGGATTGTTGCAAACGGCCGTCACCCACTCCTTCAACCGCATCTCCATAGACGGCGACACCAGCACCAACGATACCGTGCTGCTCCTGGCCAACGGGGCCAGCGGCATGGCCGTAGACGACCACACCAGCATCATCGCCTTCGGCGAGGCGCTCAACTGGCTCTGCGCTCAATTGGCCCGGATGATTGTGAAGGATGGCGAAGGGGCGACAAAATTTGTCGAGATTCAGGTCTGCGGCGCCCAAAGCCGCGCCAACGCCCACGCCATCGCCAACACTATCGCTACCTCGCCATTGGTCAAAACCGCCTTTGCCGGCAGTGATCCCAACTGGGGGCGTATTCTGGCAGCGGCCGGCCGCGCCGGAGTTCCCTTCGACCAGCACCGCGTCACTCTGTCCATCGGCACGCGCCAGCCGGATGAGCTGACGCTGCTGCGCTGGGGAGACGTGATGAACTACCGCGAGGAAGACGCGGCGGCGATCTTCGACCGGCCGGAGTTCCTCATTCGCCTGGATTTGGGCGCGGGTGAAGCCGGCGAGACGGTCTGGACTTGCGACCTGAGCCACAATTATGTGAGCATCAACGCCGATTACCGGACGTGAACCGATGATCCATTTGCGATCTATCACAGCAAAGGCGTGGCAAAAGCAGGCCAACGCCCAATTCCCCTTCAACCTGCCCATTCTCGCCTCGCTGCGCGAATTGACCTTTGCCGAGCCAGTGACGTTTTTTGTAGGCGAGAATGGCTCTGGCAAATCCACCCTGCTGGAGGCGATTGCCTGCGCCGCGAACGCGACGACGGTGGGCAGCGAGAGCGTGCGAACGGATAAGACGTTAACGGCCGTTCGCCACTTCGCCCAACATCTCCAACTCTCCTGGAACCGGCGCACCCATCGCGGCTTCTTCCTTCGCGCCGAGGATTTCTTTGGCTACGCCAAGAGCCAGGCGCAGCTGCGGCAGGAGATGGAAGCGGGACTGAGCGCGGTTGACCAGGAATATCAGGGCCGCTCTAAACTGGCAACCGACCTGGCGAAAATGCCTTACGCCAGAGAGCTGCACGACATGAAGCAGCGCTATGGTGATGGGCTAGACGGCCGTTCACATGGCGAGAGTTTTCTCGCGCTCTTTCAGGCGCGATTTGTGCCCAACGGCCTCTACCTGCTGGACGAGCCGGAAGCGCCGCTCTCCCCCATCCGCCAATTGGCCTTCATCGCCGCCCTCAAGCAGATGGTGGCGCAGGAGGCACAGTTCATCATCGCCACCCACTCGCCGATCATCATGGCCTTCCCCAGCGCGACGATTTTGCACTTTGATGGGGCGCAGATTCAGCCAGCCAGCTATGACGACCTGGAACACGTCCGGCTGACCAGGGATTTTCTGAACAACCCAGAGGCATATTTGAGACATTTGGGAAATAACACGGGGGTCGCGGAGAGGCTTGGAGAATGAGCGCATGAGGACCTGATGGGACGGCCGTTTCCAAAAACCAACGGCCGACTTCGTCTGCCATTACCTCCACAGCCTGCCCCTCGACCAGTGGCTGTTCAAGCAAGACATCACCGGCGCGCCATTCCTCTGATCGCCACGAATCCCGATGAAGTGCAATAACCCCTCTTCGAGGAATACAGCAACGCCTACTGCTCTCCCTCTCGTGTCCCGTCAAACGACCGGGTCAGCGTATGGACATCTATACGGTCAGTGTCGGGAGCAGCATAATAAACGGTAGCCGTTACCTCGTAGTAGGTGGTCGGTTTTTTGTCGCGCAGATGCATGGTCAGGGAGAAATTAGCGTCTGCTGTCTCGATGACATTCAGCCAGCCGGCCGTTTCGCCGCGTTCGTTGACCACCCGCACTTCAATACATGGTTTTTCCAGGAATGGGGTCAAATGAAAGCCGACGGCCACACGACGGCCGTCTGGGTACACATACAGCCCCAGCTCATTCAGCCGCACGTCCTCGCGCGATTTCGGCGTTTGCGCCGGGTCATCAAAAAAGTTTATCTGCATTGCCACCTCTGGGGTTCATAAGCCGTAAACCGTAAGTCGGATTACGGATTACGGTTTACGTCTCACGTCCACGTCTCCAACTTCTCCAACACCTGCACCAATGTCACCTGCCACTCGTGGGTGCTTAACTCGCGGGGCATCCACACGGCCGATTTGCTGACGCGCACCTGATTACCCAAATAACGCTGCAAACGATACCGGTCCAGGTTGTCCTTTTCAACGATGCGTACCTTGATCTGCCCGGCTTCGGTGGTAACGGCCGTCACCCCCGCCCGCTGCGCCAGCGCCTTCACCCGCAGTTGATACAACAAATTATGCACCGGGTCCGGTATCGGGCCAAAACGATCGGCTAATTCCTCGGCCATCTCATCTATCTCCGGCAGCGTGCCCAGCAGCGCCATGCGCCGGTACAGGCGCAGCCGCAGCGCCGCGTCCGGAACATAATCCGTCGGCACATAGGCTGCCAGAGGCACGTCAATCAACACCGCCTCCGGGATTTCCGTTGGGAGCGCTTCGCCGGCTTCCAGCGCCTTGCGCTTCTTCACCGCATTGGTCAGCAGCCGGGTGTACAAATCGAACCCTACGGCCGAAATATGGCCGCTCTGCGACGCCCCCAACAAATCGCCGGCGCCGCGAATTTCCATGTCGCGCATGGCGATGGTGTAGCCCGCGCCCAATTCGGTATTCTCGGCCAGCGTCTCCAACCGCGCCTGGGCGTCTGGGGTGATCTGCCGCCAGGGCGCGTGGAAGAAATAGGCATAGGCGCGGCGCGCCCCTCGCCCCACCCGGCCGCGAAGCTGGTACAACTGCGACAGACCAAACTGCTCAGCGCGGTCTACAATCAGGGTATTGGCGTTGGGAAAGTCCAGGCCACTTTCGATGATGGTCGTGGACAGCAAAATATCAATGCGGCCTTCGGCAAAATCCAGCATGATCTGCTCCAACTGCCGTTCGCTCATTTGTCCGTGCCCCACCGCCAGCCGCGCCTCCGGCACAAGCGCCGCCAACCGCGCCCGCATGATGTCAATGGTCTGTACCCGGTTGTGGACAAAAAATATCTGCCCGCCCCGGTCCAATTCACGCAAGATGGCGCCTTTGAGTCGCGTCTCGTCCACCTCGCCGACGTAGGTCTGCACCGGCAGCCGTTCAGCCGGGGCAGTGTCTATGACGCTGATATCGCGCACCCCGGTCAGGCTCATGTACATGGTGCGGGGGATGGGCGTGGCAGTCATGGTTAACACATCCACTTCGGTGCGCCACTGCTTCAGTTTTTCCTTATGGGCGACGCCAAAGCGCTGCTCCTCGTCTATGATGACCAGGCCCAAATCTTTGAAGGACACATCGTCAGACAACAGGCGGTGGGTTCCGATGATGATATCCACGTCGCCGGTGCGCAGGCTTTTGACGATATGATCCTGCTGCACGGCCGTGCGGAAGCGCGACAACATCTCCACTTTCATGGGAAAGGGCGACAACCGTTCCTTAAAAGTGTTAAAATGCTGCTGCGCCAGGATCGTCGTCGGGACCAGAATAGCGACCTGCTTATTGTCCAGAACCGCCTTAAACGCGGCGCGTAAAGCCACCTCCGTTTTGCCATAACCCACGTCGCCACAAATCAAGCGGTCCATCGGCCGGGCCGTTTGCATATCGGCCTTCACCTCGGCGATGACCCGCAGTTGGTCTTCGGTTTCGCGGTAGGGGAAGCTGGCTTCCAGTTCCACCTGCCACTCGTCGTCGGACGGGAAGGCGTGGCCGTCTATGGATTCACGAGCAGCGTACAGCTCCAGCAGCTCACCCGCCAGCTCATCGGCGGCTTCCTGTGCTTTGGCTTTGGTGGCTGTCCAGCTCTTTTCGCCCAGGCGGTGGATGGCCGGCGGCCGTTCATCGGAGCCGATCCATTTGCCCAGCCGGTCGGCGTGATGCACCGGCACGTAAAGCACATCGCTGTTGGCGTACTGCACCAGCAGATATTCCCGCTCCATGCCGCCCACCGCCCGCGAAACCAGCCCCATAAATTTACCGATACCATACTCCAGATGGACGACGTAATCACCGGCGGCGATGTCGGCAAAATAGGTTTCTGGAGCGGTGGGGCGCGTCTGCTGCCAGCGGCGCGGCGCGGGGCGGCTCCAGCCAAAAATCTCGGCGTCGCTGAGTAAATCCAGCAGGATTTTGTTGTCTTCGCGCCGTACCAGATTAAACCCTTCGCTGACCGCGCCGTGAACAAAGGTCAGCGTGCCCGGCTCTGGCAAATGAGGCAGCGTTTCGACGGGGTGGGCATGGGTGGCGGCGTTGGGCAGCAGCAGTGATGGCTGACTGGCCCGGTTTTCTTCACGCCACAGTTCGGCCAGGCGCGCCGCCTGCAAACTAACCACCACCACACGATCATTTTCGATGCGTGTTTGTTTGAGTTGGGTCATCAGCGGCCGCATCTGACCGCCGTAGCGTGGTCCCGGTTCAAAAGCGTCGGCCAGACCGCCAAACGGCCGTTCACTACTTTCCACCCCTTCGCCCAACACCAGCGGCTGCCACCAGGCCAGGTCGGCGGCGGCGATGGACCAATCGAGAATAGGCGATGGGTAATCGGGCGGCAGGAGGGGCTGCTCGGCGGCAATCTGGTTGGCGTGTTGGTCCAGGTCTTGCACGGCCGTTACCAATTCGCGCCAATCATCCACCACCACCAGCGCGTTTTCCGGCAAATAATCCAACAGGGTGGCGGGTTGGGCATAGATTAGCGGCAGGTAAAATTCCAGGTGGGCGAAGGTACGGCCGTTTTGCAAATCGGCGATGTCATCGCGCCAGGAAGGCAGGCTGCCGGGCGCCGGACGGGCGTCTTCCGGCAGTACGAGGCCATACCGCTGCGCCGCTTCCGGTAGCGCCTCGCGCGCCGGGGGGACGACGATGCCTATTTCTTGTGCCGCCGGGTCCATTTCCAATGAGCGCTGCGTCGCCAGGTCGAAGTAACGCAGGGTATCAATTTCATCGCCAAACAGCTCGATACGCACCGGATACGGCGATGAAGCCGGGAAAATATCCACGATGCCGCCGCGCCGGCTGAACTGCCCCGGCGATTCGACCACGCTGACCGCTTCGTAACCGATTTCAGCCCAGCCGCCCAACGTCTTTTCCAGGTCCAACCGCCGCCCAACGCGCAAGACGCGGGTGGCTGCCAAAAAGCGCCGCTTAGGCAGTGTCTTCTGCAAAAAGGCGCGCGCCGATGTGACGATGAGCGGCGGCTTCCCCGCCGCCGGGATTTGCGGATGTTGTCCGGCCATCAGGCGGGACAATACACGCAGGCGAGACAGCCGGGCCGTTTCGCCCCAGGGGGCGCGGTCGTAGGGCAAGGGGGTTGGTTCGTAGAAACGGTAGACGCTGTTGTCATCGGGCAGCCACGCTTCCAGGGCTTGCATCCAGCGGGAGGCAGCGTCCACCTTGCCGGTCAGCAGCAAGATGGGAACCTGGCGGGCGCGAAACAGCCGCGCCAGCACCGGGGCGCGCGCGCCGGGCGGGAGGAGCAGGGGGGAAACGGCCGTTTCCCCATCCAAACCCTTGATGACGGCCGTAAAGGCCGGTAGTTCGTCGAAGACGTTGAGAAGGCCGGAAAGATCCATGGGAATTGTGAATTGTGAATTGTGTATTGTGGACGATGGACAAGCACTATTGCTGCACCTGTCACCTACCACCTATCAACTATCAACTACTCTCCCGGTAAACTGCCATTATGCCGGGACATGGCTAACTGGATGCCTTCGGTGACGTAGGTGTAGGCGGCTTTGGCGGCTTCGTCGAGGATTTCGGCGACCAGCGGCAGGTCGGTGGGGCCGAAATCTTGCAGGACGTAGGCGGCGGGGGGCATTTGTCCTGGCGGGCGGCCAATGCCCAGGCGCAGGCGGGGAAATTCTTGCCCCAGGTGATTGATGATGGATTTCATGCCGTTGTGCCCGCCGGCGCCCCCTTTTTCGCGCAGACGCACTGTGCCCAGGGGCAGGTCTAGTTCATCATAAACGACCAACACGTTGGCCGCCGGGACCTTGTAAAAGTTTGCCAGCGGACCCACAGCGCTGCCGCTGTCGTTCATGTAGGTTTGCGGCTTGGCCAGGATGACAGGGTGCTCGGCGATACGGCCGTTGCCCGTCAGCGCCTTATTCTGCACCTTGCCCAGCGCGATGCCATGCAGCCCCGCCAGCTTATCCACCGCCATAAAGCCCACGTTGTGCCGGTTCTTCTCATATCTGCGGCCTGGATTGCCCAGGCCCACAATCAGAAAACGCTCTTCGTTCACGTCAGTCAGTTCATCCACGTCGGGCCTCACCCGGCTTAACAAGTTTGTCCACCAATGGGTCATAAATGGGTCATAAATGGGTCATAAATGGGTCATAGTTCATTCATTGATTGGCCGGTTGTTAGCCAACCGGCCAACCCTGTTATTGCTCCAGGTCCAATTCGTACAAATTCCACAATTCGGACGTTTGGGTGGTGTCTAGTTGGAAATTGCGCACTTCTGGCTGAGTAGCGGCCACTTTGAGATTGGTGAACAACGGGATACCCGGCAGCTCCTGGCTGAAGATACGCAGCGCCGCCTGGTGATTGGTGATGTAAGCGTCTGTGCCCGGCAGCGATTGCCCGGCCGTGCGGCAGGCGGCGTCGTATTCCGCATTGCGCCAACCGGTGGGGTTGATATTGTTCCAACCGCCATACCCTTCTTCACGCGGGCCGGTGATATTTTCTGACAACCAGAGATTACACGGGGGCTGTGCGGCCGCGCGCCAGGCCAGCGCGCCCATGTCGAACCGGCGGCCAAACAGCGAACCCAGCGGCCCATCACCGTACCATTCGGCCGGCTGGCGGAAGTCCAGGTCTACAACCAGACCACATTCAGCCAGATCGGCCTGCACCATTTCCAGCACCCGCGCCCGCAGCGGGCTGGCGGCATCGGCGCTGAGGCGGAAGCGGAAGGGCACGGCCGTTTCCGGCTGTTCGCGCACGCCATCTTCATCGGTATCCACGTAGCCCAATTCATCCAGCAGGGCGCGGCCGGCGGCCGGGTCGTAGGGCCATTGGGCCACATCGGCCGGGAAGAGTGGATGTTCGGCGGGGGTAAAGGTGTGCAAGAGTTCGGCGCGGCCGTCTAACAACTCATCCACCATACGCTGTCGGTCAATGCAGGAAGTGATCGCCTGCCGCACCTGGACATCGGTAAACCAGGGGGGACGGGTGCTGGCGTACTCTTTGATCGGCTCAATGCCAAAGGCGATCTGCTCGAAGAACGGGCTGTTGACCACATGGGCCTGCACCAGCCCGGCGTCGGCGGCGGCCAAAACATCGGCCACCGCTTCCGGGGCGATGACATCCTGGGCGACAACGTGGCACTCGCCAGGCAGCAAATCCTCGGTCAACCCGGTGTTGACCTTAAACAGAACCGAGGCCAGGTGGGGCAGCCCTTCGTCGGCGCGGTAATAGGCGGGATTGGGTTCCAGGCGAATGGTCGCGCCAGGAATCCATTCGGCGACGACAAAGGGGCCATTGCCCAGCGGCTTTTCCCGTGCTTCGGGCAAAGCCAGCAGTTCGACGGCCGAATAAAGGCCGTACTGGTGGCGCGGCAGCGGCGTCCAGACATTGGTGACAAAGCTGGAATCAATAAAACCGGGAATACCCACCCACTGCACTGTTAAATCGCCGGTGGCTGTGTAGGCGGCCGTGCGCTCTATCTTTATTTTACTGCCCGGCGTCACCGGGTCGGCGGCAATCTCAAAGCTGAACACCGAATCGTCGGCCGTCACCGGCTTGCCATCGGCCCAGGTCATTGGCTGAAAAGTAAATTCGACCACCATTTGCTGCATCGGCACACGCGATTTGTCGAAGCGCACCAGGTCGCCATCGGCGCTGCGCACCGTCACACCATCGGTAAAGCGCCGGACAAGCCCGTTGGCGTCTAGCACCGTTGTGTTCTCGCGTACCTCGACTGTCTCAATGCGCACGCCGCCATTCTCGACTGAAGGCAAATCCACCAGACCTTGCGCCTGGTAATCGAAGCCAAGTGTGGTTAGAAGATTTTCGTAGAGGGCGTGGCGGACGGAAACGGCCGTCAACGAGTTGTCACCATACAAAAAGAGACTGGTCGGTTCAGCGGCCACGCAGACCACCAATTCTTTGGGCGGCGGTGGGGTGGCGGTGGGCTGCGGCGCAGCCGTCGGGGCCTGGGTGGCGACGGCCGTCGCCACCACCTCGGCCGTCGCTAAAACAGCAACTGTAGCGTCAGGCTCAGATTGGGCAGCGGTGACGTTGACCACCGCGGTGGGAGACAACGTGGGGGGTGTGGCCGCGTTTTGTTCACGGCAAGCAGCCAACAACAACATACTGAAACAAGATACCAAAATTGCTTTTAACCAATTCATTTTCACTCTCCACAGATTAGTGTACGTATTCCGTATTCCGTATTCCGTATTGCGTATTGCGTAATCCGTAGAGCGCCGCCTCTGGCTAGATGCCAACGGGAAACGGCATACGGACTGCGGTTTACGGCTATTAGACCCCAAAATTTGGCTGTTCTTGATACACTCAGTCGCGCTTCTGGGGACGCTGCCAATAGCTGCGCCAAAGCCAGCGAAAGAAGGCGCGCAGCAGCAGGTAAAGCGCCAATCCGCCAAAGATGAGCGCGGTGAAGCGGGCGCCCTGCCAAAAAGCGCGGCCAAAACGGCCGCCATCTATGCCCGCCAGTTGGTCAAAGACGCCCCCGGTCACGGCTGCATCCTGCGGCGCGCTCACCGCGCCGCTGCCCGGGTTAGCCGGAGCGGCCGGCGGGGTGGGGGTGGGAAACGGCGTCAACGATGGCAGGGCGGTTGGCTGTTGAAAAACGGCCGTTTCGCCGGCAGTAGGTGTTGTCGCCAGAGCCGGGGCAGCCCCATCGGTGGTCGCGGTGGGTGTGGCGGTCGGCGTAACATCCGCGTTCGCCACCACCAGGTCGGTGACGAAATATTCGTCGTAGTTGTAATCGGCCCGCACCACGCGCAGACGTAGTTGGTAACGGCCGTCTGGGAAAACGGGCGCCCCCACATCACGCCCAATCGTCGTGTCCCACACTGCCAGCGTGCCCTGGTTAACCGGCAGGCTGCCTTCGGCGAAGACAATCCAATCGGCCGTGGGGTCAGATACGTGGCGAAAAGCCATCTCATAGCGCAAATAATCAGGGTGAACGGCCGTGCCCATCACGCGCACCACCCCGGCAATCGTCTCGCCAGAAACCGGTTGTGTGATACCATTACCGGACTGCGCCCAAACAGGTTGGACGACCAACTGGCCCGGTGCGCCCATCGCCAACACCGCCAACGTTAAGAGCGGTATAACGAGGCGATACAAGGCTGGCAGCACCATTCGCTTTCGTTTAAGATACAGATGTTTCATCATAAAAGCGTGGTGACGCAGCATGACTATGCAAAACAAACAGTGGAGTCTACCACAAACGGATCCACGTGACGAATAAATCTCTACTCTGCCCGGCCCGCAGACAGCGGGAACTCCGGGGAATTATAAGGAACAGTATGCCCCAAATTCATCAATCTCTGCGGCAAGCCCTCTTTTTTTTCAGCCTGTTTGGTCTGCTGATTTTGGCCGCGTGCGGCCCCAGCGTCGCCCCTGGCGAGGGCGAGATCGGCCAAGCAGCAGCGCCAACCAGTGACGCCAACCTGTTGGCAGCGCCAATTGACCCGGCGGCCGTCTTTAGCGCTCCCCGTTCGGCCAGCAGCAGCGCCGACGGCGAAGTAGACGCCAATGGGCTGCCGGTTGGGTTTTTGGCCGACGGCCGTCCCTATCGTGGCAGCCTGGACGCGCCGGTCGTCATTGAAGAGTTTTCCGATTTTCAATGCCCGTTTTGCAGCCGGTTCGCGCTGCAAACCCTGTCGCAGATCAACCAAAACCAGGTGGCTTCCGGCGAAGTCCTGTTTCTCTATTACGATTTCCCCCTGAGCAGCATCCATCCCCAGGCGGAGGCCGCGGCCAACGCTACCCGCTGCGCCGCCGACCAGGGCGCGGCCGCCTATTGGGATATGCACGATTTGCTCTTTGCGCGCATGGACGCCTGGGGCAACAGCCAGGCCAACAGCACCTTCATCGCCTATGCCGAAGAATTAGGGCTGGACAGCGCCATCTTCGCTGAATGCGTGCAAAGCAACAAACACATCGAAGCAGTGCGCGACGATGTGGACCTGGGCTTGAGCCGGGGCGTTTCCAGCACACCGAGTTTCTTCATTAACGAACAACCCCTCATTGGCGCCCAGCCGTTGGAGGTGTTTAACCAGGCCATTGCCACCATCCAAAACGGCGGTGAGTTAACCGCTAATCAACCGGCCAACACCGAGCCACCAACCCCAACCCCGGTCGCCATCTCCGAAGAAGGCGTGGCGGCCACCTTGGGCAGCGCCGAGGCCCCCTACACCATCGTGGAATTTACCGATTACGGCTGCGCGGCGTGCGCCCGGTACGTGGCCGACACGCTGCCCACGTTGAAGGAAATATTGGTAGATTCCGGCCAGGTCCGCTACATTCTGAAAGATTTCCCCCAGGCGGCCAGCGGAACTGCCGCCCAAACGGCCGCTGCCGCCGCCCGCTGCGCCGGCGAACAAGACGCCTATTGGCCGATGCACGAAGCGTTGTTTGCCACGCAAGAGGTATGGGTGCAAAACCAGGCCAGCGCGGATGCCCATTTCCAGACGTTGGCTGCCGACCTGAACCTGGACCAGGCGGCGTTTCGCGGCTGCCTGAGCAGCGGGCAGTTTGATGCGGCCATTCAAACGGCCGTTGCCGAAGGGCAGCGCGTGGCCGTTGGTGAACTGCCCTACTTTTTCATCGAAGGCTACCCTCTCAGCGGCGCGGAACCCAACAGCGTGGCTGTAGCCCTGGGCCTGCCGATGAACGTGCCGATTGACGGCGCTTACAGCATCGGCGACCCCAACGCGCCGATCACCATTGTCGAATATACCGATTACCAATGCCCGTTCTGCACGCGCCATTTTGCTGAAACATTGCCGCTGCTGCGCCAAAATTTCATTGACACCGGTAAGGTTTTGTACGTATTTAAGGATTTCCCCCTGACCAACATTCATCCGCAGGCGGTGTTGGCGGCGGCGGCGGCGCGCTGCGCCGGGGCGCAAGAGGCTTACATGCCGATGCACGATGCTTTGTTTACCAACCAGTCGCTCTGGAGCGGACAAAACAACGCCGCCGATTTATTTGTCGGGTTTGCGGCGGACCTGGGGCTGGACAGCGATCTGTTTCGGACCTGTCTGGAAAGTGGCGAGATGGAAACGGCCGTGTTCGCCGATCTGAACGAAGGCATGAGTTTTGGCGTCAATGGCACACCGGCTTTTTTCATTAACGGCTTTTTGGTTTCCGGCGCGCTGCCCTACGCCAGTTTTGAGCAAGGTTTAAACGGGCTGTTGGCCGACAGCGAACAGCAATAGAGTGACGCAAACGGGCAGCACACGCGCGCCGCGCAATCGCACCATTACTTTGTCTGACGAGGAGCGGCTCTTGTATAGCCGCCGCTGTGTGCGGCTGGATGACCCCGCGCCATTGGCGGCCATTGTCAACCGCACCATCCAGCAGGATTTGTTTACCCTGCTGGATTGGCTGCCCGCCGCATCGGTGGATTTGCTGTTCGCCGACCCGCCCTATAATCTGAGCAAATCGTTTAATGGACGGCCGTTTACCCCCCTATCCCTGGCCGATTACGAAACATGGCTGGCAACCTGGCTGCGGCCGCTCAGGCGGGTACTCAAGCCTACCGCCTCGCTGTATGTCTGTGGTGATTGGCGCTCGGCGGCGGCCATTCAGCGGGTGTTGGCAAGCCATTTTGTGGTGCGCAACCGCATCACCTGGGAGCGGGAGAAAGGGCGCGGCGCGGCGCGAAACTGGAAAAACTGTGCCGAAGACATCTGGTTTGCCACCTGCGGCGACGAGTACACCTTCAACGTGGATGCTGTCAAACTGAAGCGACGGGTGATTGCCCCGTACACCCAGGCCGACGGGCAGCCCAAAGATTGGCAGGCGGGGCAAGACGGCCGTTTTCGCCTGACCCACCCCGCCAATATCTGGACCGACCTCACCGTGCCCTTCTGGTCTATGCCCGAAAACACCGACCACCCCACGCAAAAACCGGAGAAACTGCTGGCAAAAATCATCCTGGCCTCTTCCCAAACCGGCGACGTGGTTCTGGACCCATTTCTCGGTTCGGGCACAACCTCGGTGGTGGCCCACAAATTGGGCCGCCGCTTTATCGGCATTGAAGTGGACGAGACCTACGCCTGCCTGGCCGAAAAGAGGCTGGCCCAGGCCGCCGACGATCCGCACATTCAGGGCTACACCGACGGTTTCTTCTGGGAACGCAACAGCGGCGGGAAATAGACTTATGTTTTTTCGGTTTCATGATCTAACGATCGAGTTGGTCAGCACCGATGGGCGAATTCGGGCGCAGTGGGCTTATTTGCTGGCCGGTTGGCTGCAAGCCGAAAGTACGACCAGACCAGATATTCGTTTGGAATTAACCTGGGCGGAGGATTTACCAGAACGGCCGTCTACGCCGCCTATCTTTGTGGACCAGGAATCGCGCACCGATGCGCCGGCCATTTTGACGGTTTACGCCGAGGCGGATGGGGCTGCGCTGCTGCATTTTCACCAGGCGGGCCTGCTGCGCGTGCCGCTAACAGCGCCACAGCCGGGCGTAACACTGGTGGCGACGGGGGTGATCACCCCGGCGTCGTTGGCGAACGGCCGTTTTGAGGATGTGACTTTCACCGGGCTGGCCCCCATGCTGCGGCGGCATGGCTATTTTTTACTGCACGCTTTTGCCGCTGTCAGGGATGGCCGGGCGGCGCTGTTGGTCGGTGCATCGGGCAGCGGCAAGACGACGACTGGCCTAAATTTGCTGCTGAACGGCTGGGAACTGCTGAGCAACGATGTGGCTCTTTTGCACCTGCGACCCGACGGCGTGTATGTGTTGGCCGCACCCGATATTGTGAGTATACGGCCGTTTACCCTGGAACTGCTGCCCCAATTAAGCGCCAAACTGGCCGCACCGGCGGCCGGGCGCGCTCAGGTGATCAGCGCGTTTGCGCTGACTGACGGCCGTTGGGCGTCGCCCAGCAAAGCGACGACCGTTTATTTCCCCCAAATCACCGATCAGCCAACCCGCCTGGCCCCGCTCAGCCGGGCCATTGGTCTGGCGCGGCTGATGGAACAAAGCGTGGACCAATGGGATACGGCCGTACTGCCCGACCACATAGCCATTTTGCAGGCGCTCAGCCAGCAAACGGCCGTCTACACCCTCTTTTTAGGGCCCCGACGTGGCCCGACTGAACGGCATCATTACAGCCTGACGATTGGGAATTGACAATGGGTGCGTTCCAAATGGTTGAGCAGGTAGGGGCGAGACAGGCGGGGGACATCTTTGCCAATCACCCATGCCTCACCCCAACATGTCTCGCTCTCTTCTTTGCCTGGCGTCGGCATATATCGGGCGAGGTGGCGCGAGAAGATGCCG
This DNA window, taken from Candidatus Leptovillus gracilis, encodes the following:
- a CDS encoding thioredoxin domain-containing protein, yielding MPQIHQSLRQALFFFSLFGLLILAACGPSVAPGEGEIGQAAAPTSDANLLAAPIDPAAVFSAPRSASSSADGEVDANGLPVGFLADGRPYRGSLDAPVVIEEFSDFQCPFCSRFALQTLSQINQNQVASGEVLFLYYDFPLSSIHPQAEAAANATRCAADQGAAAYWDMHDLLFARMDAWGNSQANSTFIAYAEELGLDSAIFAECVQSNKHIEAVRDDVDLGLSRGVSSTPSFFINEQPLIGAQPLEVFNQAIATIQNGGELTANQPANTEPPTPTPVAISEEGVAATLGSAEAPYTIVEFTDYGCAACARYVADTLPTLKEILVDSGQVRYILKDFPQAASGTAAQTAAAAARCAGEQDAYWPMHEALFATQEVWVQNQASADAHFQTLAADLNLDQAAFRGCLSSGQFDAAIQTAVAEGQRVAVGELPYFFIEGYPLSGAEPNSVAVALGLPMNVPIDGAYSIGDPNAPITIVEYTDYQCPFCTRHFAETLPLLRQNFIDTGKVLYVFKDFPLTNIHPQAVLAAAAARCAGAQEAYMPMHDALFTNQSLWSGQNNAADLFVGFAADLGLDSDLFRTCLESGEMETAVFADLNEGMSFGVNGTPAFFINGFLVSGALPYASFEQGLNGLLADSEQQ
- a CDS encoding site-specific DNA-methyltransferase, with protein sequence MTQTGSTRAPRNRTITLSDEERLLYSRRCVRLDDPAPLAAIVNRTIQQDLFTLLDWLPAASVDLLFADPPYNLSKSFNGRPFTPLSLADYETWLATWLRPLRRVLKPTASLYVCGDWRSAAAIQRVLASHFVVRNRITWEREKGRGAARNWKNCAEDIWFATCGDEYTFNVDAVKLKRRVIAPYTQADGQPKDWQAGQDGRFRLTHPANIWTDLTVPFWSMPENTDHPTQKPEKLLAKIILASSQTGDVVLDPFLGSGTTSVVAHKLGRRFIGIEVDETYACLAEKRLAQAADDPHIQGYTDGFFWERNSGGK